A genome region from Chlorobaculum tepidum TLS includes the following:
- a CDS encoding TonB-dependent receptor plug domain-containing protein: MNRRTLAIVMAAMLASPTLHAAETGSDYLGNEIVVTSSRVPQPKKELTSNVTIITKEEINESSANDLSELLAEKNLGQIQKYPGTLTSVGIRGFRTESHGNDLMGKVLVLLDGRRAGTGNLAKIMTANVERIEIIRGPAAVQYGSAAIGGVINVITAKGSGAPSASIEQKIGSNDFSMTEATIQGKSGRFDYSGSISKSDSGSYKTAKGETYQNTGYHDQKMASLNVGYEIADGQRIGMIVHSFDVDKAGSPGYFSLPDLNAYTVQNNHSVDFRYDGTTSSRTLSWMARYFTGKDEYRYVDPNWGESTNNVDQQGAQAQVSWQPGALRLTAGFDWLKYELDSTSAPTWASYENPAGFLLGKYGLFDERLILTAGVRYDDYHVDMKEGEGTSKSRDNFAHQAGVAWQATDFLKLRGSYAEGFRMPSARELAAHITSWGTTYIGNPDLKPESSETYEVGMDLTWKGLNGSLTWFSTDYKDMIQTKAIAPTTYTYINVGSSTVSGIEAELSKVFALEGSSWTLEPYAGYTYLLRYRDNQTGDDLLYTPQWNASTGLRVHDGCGFNGAFNLAYTGKTLVQNWETGFGEVVPKGGFTVVDLSVSKKFPFGGKGVKGPGITVRAEINNLFDREYQYVKGYPMPGRTFVFGLKADI; the protein is encoded by the coding sequence ATGAACAGAAGAACGCTCGCCATCGTCATGGCGGCAATGCTCGCCAGCCCCACGCTCCACGCCGCCGAGACCGGTTCGGACTATCTCGGTAATGAAATCGTCGTCACGTCGAGCCGTGTGCCGCAGCCGAAAAAAGAGCTGACCTCGAACGTTACGATCATCACCAAAGAGGAGATTAACGAGTCGTCGGCCAACGATCTCAGTGAACTTCTCGCGGAGAAAAATCTTGGACAGATTCAAAAGTATCCTGGAACCTTGACCTCCGTTGGCATCCGCGGTTTCAGGACTGAATCCCACGGCAATGATCTCATGGGCAAGGTGCTTGTACTGCTCGACGGCCGCCGCGCCGGTACCGGAAACCTCGCCAAGATCATGACAGCCAACGTCGAGCGCATCGAAATCATTAGGGGGCCTGCCGCCGTGCAGTACGGTTCTGCGGCGATTGGCGGCGTGATCAACGTGATTACGGCCAAAGGTTCGGGCGCGCCGTCGGCGTCGATCGAGCAGAAAATCGGCAGCAACGATTTCTCCATGACCGAGGCGACCATTCAGGGAAAATCCGGACGCTTCGACTATTCAGGCAGCATCTCGAAATCCGATTCTGGGAGCTACAAGACGGCCAAAGGCGAGACCTACCAGAACACCGGCTACCACGACCAGAAGATGGCGAGCCTGAATGTTGGTTACGAGATTGCCGACGGCCAGCGGATCGGCATGATCGTTCACTCCTTCGATGTGGACAAGGCCGGCTCTCCGGGCTATTTCAGCTTGCCCGATCTCAATGCCTATACGGTTCAGAACAACCACTCCGTCGATTTCAGGTACGATGGTACGACCTCCAGCCGTACTCTTTCATGGATGGCTCGCTACTTCACCGGAAAGGACGAGTATCGCTATGTCGATCCGAACTGGGGTGAAAGCACCAACAATGTTGACCAGCAAGGGGCGCAGGCACAGGTTTCCTGGCAGCCGGGTGCCCTCAGGCTTACAGCCGGATTTGACTGGTTGAAATACGAGCTCGATTCCACTTCGGCGCCCACATGGGCCTCTTATGAAAATCCGGCCGGTTTTCTTCTCGGCAAATATGGCCTGTTCGACGAGCGCCTGATTCTTACCGCAGGCGTGCGTTACGATGATTATCATGTTGACATGAAGGAAGGCGAGGGCACGTCGAAGAGCAGGGACAACTTCGCGCATCAGGCCGGAGTGGCGTGGCAGGCAACCGATTTCCTCAAGCTCAGAGGTTCGTATGCCGAAGGCTTCAGGATGCCGTCGGCGCGTGAGCTTGCCGCCCATATCACTAGCTGGGGGACGACCTATATCGGCAATCCCGATCTCAAACCGGAATCGAGCGAGACGTATGAAGTCGGCATGGACCTTACCTGGAAAGGGCTCAATGGCTCGCTGACCTGGTTCAGCACCGACTACAAGGATATGATTCAGACCAAAGCGATTGCCCCAACGACCTACACCTATATCAATGTTGGCAGCTCGACGGTATCCGGAATCGAAGCTGAGCTTTCGAAGGTGTTTGCACTCGAGGGTTCTTCGTGGACGCTTGAACCATATGCCGGGTACACCTACCTCTTGCGGTATCGTGACAACCAGACCGGTGACGACCTGCTCTACACGCCGCAGTGGAACGCCAGCACCGGACTGAGAGTGCATGATGGGTGCGGGTTCAACGGCGCGTTCAACCTTGCCTACACAGGCAAGACTCTCGTTCAGAACTGGGAGACCGGCTTTGGCGAGGTGGTGCCGAAAGGCGGATTTACGGTGGTTGATCTTTCCGTATCGAAGAAGTTTCCGTTCGGAGGCAAGGGCGTGAAAGGGCCGGGAATCACGGTCAGGGCGGAGATTAACAACCTTTTTGACCGCGAGTACCAGTATGTCAAGGGCTATCCGATGCCTGGCCGCACCTTTGTTTTTGGTCTGAAGGCGGACATTTGA
- the bluB gene encoding 5,6-dimethylbenzimidazole synthase, which produces MTITTSERNALYKVIYSRRDVRGQYLPDPVPEEVLRRVLDAAHHAPSVGFMQPWDFVVVHDLAVRKQIKEGFEVAHAEAAEMFEGEKREQYRTFKLEGILEAPVGICVTCDRSRSGEVVIGRTANPEMDLYSSVCAVQNLWLAARAENLGVGWVSIIHHDHVRRVLGIPEHIVPVAWLCIGYVSFFHEAPELEQAGWLPRLALDDLLHQEQW; this is translated from the coding sequence ATGACCATCACTACTTCCGAGCGCAACGCGCTCTACAAAGTCATTTACAGCCGCCGCGACGTGCGCGGCCAGTACCTGCCCGATCCGGTGCCGGAGGAGGTTCTCCGGCGGGTGCTCGATGCAGCGCACCACGCGCCGAGCGTCGGCTTCATGCAGCCGTGGGACTTCGTTGTTGTACATGATCTTGCCGTTCGCAAGCAGATCAAGGAGGGCTTTGAAGTCGCTCACGCCGAGGCTGCCGAAATGTTCGAGGGCGAGAAGCGCGAGCAGTATCGCACCTTCAAGCTCGAAGGCATTCTTGAAGCGCCGGTTGGCATCTGCGTCACCTGCGACCGCAGCCGCAGCGGCGAGGTGGTGATCGGGCGCACGGCCAATCCGGAGATGGATCTGTACAGCTCGGTTTGTGCGGTGCAGAACCTGTGGCTCGCCGCGCGCGCGGAAAATCTCGGCGTCGGCTGGGTGAGCATCATCCACCACGACCATGTGCGCCGGGTACTCGGCATTCCGGAGCACATCGTGCCGGTGGCGTGGCTCTGCATCGGTTACGTAAGCTTTTTCCACGAAGCGCCGGAGCTGGAGCAGGCCGGTTGGCTGCCGCGCCTTGCACTCGACGACCTGCTGCACCAGGAGCAATGGTAA
- a CDS encoding cobyric acid synthase, with amino-acid sequence MTNIAILGTASDVGKSIVATALCRIFSNAGVDVAPYKAQNMSNNSGVTPDGFEMGRAQIVQAQAARVAPHADMNPVLLKPNTDTGAQVVLQGKVCADKSAREYFGDTQRWAEAAFESLDRLMVRHELLVIEGAGSCAEMNLYQRDFVNFKTARRAGAAVILVADIDRGGVFAQVVGTLAVIPPEDRALVKGVIINRFRGDKSLFEGGVKMLESMTGVPVLGVIPYFRGFTIDAEDAVPLSSVVDPKQEPSGDKIGVAAIYFPHISNFTDLAPLERDPSVELHYLHRPKSLDGYKALILPGSKNVRGDLAWLETMGWRDEIEKFRKRGGIIVGLCGGYQMLGASIADPYGVEGAPGASAGLAMLPVETVLEREKALCNSVGKIAGTPFFVSGYEIHMGRTALEPGASPLLEVTERNGVATDDFDGAKSADGQVTGTYFHGFFDRPEVRTWFLRLLDGGYESPRGASVADPFELLAKHFSENLDLEKLFAIAGLSVKGEKES; translated from the coding sequence ATGACCAATATCGCCATACTCGGTACCGCCTCGGACGTCGGCAAGAGCATCGTGGCCACCGCGCTGTGCCGCATTTTCAGCAACGCGGGAGTCGATGTGGCGCCCTACAAGGCGCAGAACATGTCGAATAATTCAGGCGTCACGCCGGATGGTTTCGAGATGGGCCGGGCGCAGATCGTGCAGGCGCAGGCCGCTCGTGTCGCGCCCCACGCCGACATGAATCCGGTGCTGCTCAAGCCCAACACCGACACCGGCGCGCAGGTTGTGCTGCAAGGCAAAGTGTGCGCGGACAAGAGCGCTCGCGAATATTTCGGCGACACGCAGCGCTGGGCCGAGGCGGCCTTCGAGAGCCTCGACCGGCTTATGGTGCGGCACGAATTGCTGGTGATCGAGGGGGCGGGATCGTGCGCGGAGATGAATCTCTACCAGCGCGATTTCGTGAACTTCAAAACCGCCCGACGTGCCGGAGCAGCAGTGATTCTCGTAGCGGACATCGACCGTGGTGGCGTCTTCGCCCAGGTGGTGGGCACGCTTGCTGTGATTCCGCCGGAGGATCGTGCGCTGGTGAAAGGCGTCATTATCAACCGCTTCCGGGGTGACAAATCACTCTTCGAGGGTGGCGTAAAAATGCTCGAATCGATGACCGGCGTGCCGGTGCTTGGCGTCATCCCTTATTTTCGCGGCTTCACCATTGATGCTGAGGACGCTGTCCCATTGTCGTCCGTGGTCGATCCGAAGCAGGAGCCGTCCGGAGACAAGATCGGCGTCGCGGCGATCTACTTTCCGCATATCTCCAACTTCACCGACCTTGCGCCGCTGGAGCGCGATCCCTCGGTCGAGCTGCACTACCTCCACCGCCCGAAGTCGCTTGATGGTTACAAAGCGCTGATTCTGCCAGGCTCGAAGAACGTGCGCGGTGACCTCGCATGGCTCGAAACAATGGGCTGGCGCGACGAGATCGAAAAGTTTCGCAAGCGGGGAGGCATCATTGTCGGTCTCTGTGGTGGCTACCAGATGCTCGGCGCGTCTATCGCCGATCCGTACGGCGTTGAGGGCGCTCCGGGCGCGAGCGCGGGTCTCGCGATGTTGCCGGTCGAGACGGTGCTGGAACGCGAAAAAGCGCTCTGTAACAGCGTCGGTAAAATTGCCGGAACACCATTTTTTGTAAGCGGTTACGAAATTCATATGGGCCGGACGGCACTTGAACCGGGTGCGTCGCCACTCCTCGAAGTGACGGAGCGCAACGGCGTCGCAACCGACGATTTCGACGGCGCGAAGAGCGCCGACGGTCAGGTGACGGGTACCTATTTCCACGGCTTTTTCGACCGTCCGGAAGTCCGTACCTGGTTCCTGCGCCTGCTGGACGGGGGTTACGAATCGCCAAGGGGAGCATCCGTTGCTGATCCATTCGAGCTGCTTGCCAAGCATTTCTCGGAAAATCTCGATCTTGAGAAGTTGTTTGCTATTGCCGGTCTTTCGGTCAAAGGGGAGAAAGAGTCATGA
- the cobD gene encoding threonine-phosphate decarboxylase CobD → MNHDHLLAHRHGDRSGDRLASAISLDFSVNLAPIEPPLQELFSTSIPLAPYPSMDGHGVREFYAARFGLDPVCVLSTNGAIEGLYLIPRALGIKRVLVPQPSFFDYGRACRLAGAEVVPLALSESGSFAFPGIDKLADALAGCDALLAGSPNNPTGTLIPKELLLALACRFPEKRFIVDEAFIQFTEAFPSNSLMTEIKAFRNIAVVHSLTKFYAIAGLRLGAVIAHPSMIRQLYGYKEPWTVNAVAEHVAGQLLHCGEYEREVHAIVREGRKQIADGLAGNSVITLHGGAANFFFASVADEFSLDALFDVLAERGILVRDCRNFEGVPPKYFRFCIRTSDENRRLIEALNDFAELSRIAKAAVEEAVS, encoded by the coding sequence ATGAATCACGATCATCTGCTGGCACATCGCCACGGCGACCGTTCGGGCGACAGGCTTGCGAGTGCCATTTCGCTCGACTTCAGCGTCAATCTCGCACCGATCGAACCTCCGTTGCAGGAGCTGTTCTCAACCTCCATTCCGCTTGCGCCCTATCCCTCGATGGATGGACACGGAGTGCGTGAGTTCTACGCGGCTCGATTCGGCCTCGATCCGGTGTGTGTGCTCTCGACGAATGGCGCAATCGAGGGCTTGTACCTGATTCCGAGAGCGCTTGGGATCAAGCGTGTGCTCGTTCCCCAACCCTCGTTTTTTGATTACGGACGCGCCTGCCGCCTTGCGGGAGCGGAGGTCGTCCCGCTTGCACTGAGCGAGTCTGGCAGCTTCGCCTTTCCCGGCATCGACAAGCTTGCCGATGCGCTTGCCGGATGCGACGCGCTCCTGGCCGGAAGCCCGAACAACCCGACCGGCACGCTGATTCCCAAGGAGTTGCTGCTGGCGCTGGCCTGCCGCTTTCCGGAGAAGCGGTTCATCGTCGATGAGGCGTTCATCCAGTTCACGGAGGCCTTCCCGTCAAACTCCCTGATGACCGAAATCAAGGCGTTCCGGAACATCGCTGTGGTGCATTCGCTGACCAAGTTCTACGCCATCGCCGGGTTGCGTCTTGGTGCGGTGATCGCGCATCCCTCGATGATCCGCCAGCTTTACGGTTACAAGGAGCCGTGGACGGTCAACGCCGTCGCGGAGCATGTCGCCGGGCAACTGCTGCACTGCGGCGAGTACGAGCGGGAGGTTCACGCCATCGTCCGCGAAGGACGCAAACAGATTGCCGACGGCCTTGCCGGGAACTCCGTGATCACGCTGCACGGCGGCGCGGCGAACTTCTTTTTCGCCTCCGTCGCGGACGAATTCAGCCTTGACGCGCTGTTCGATGTTCTCGCCGAACGCGGCATTCTCGTCCGGGACTGCCGGAATTTCGAGGGCGTTCCGCCGAAGTATTTCCGCTTCTGCATTCGCACCTCCGACGAAAACCGGCGTCTCATCGAGGCGCTGAACGATTTCGCCGAGTTGTCGAGGATCGCGAAAGCTGCCGTCGAGGAGGCGGTGTCGTGA
- the cbiB gene encoding adenosylcobinamide-phosphate synthase CbiB, with protein sequence MTWLLMPAAFLLDLLLGDPQWFPHPVRLVGKLASGAERLFRGMRFLPLRLAGILTALVVIGTTVVTVLALVVAAFLLHPLAGVVVSVLLLYFAIAPRDLYNHGSAVRDALRAGDLELARQKVAMMVGRDTSMLDEEGVARAAVESVAENTSDGVTAPLFYGLLFGPAGAWLYKASNTLDSMFGYRNERYREFGWASARFDDFMNYLPSRLTVLAVAGAAFILRLDPAGVFRSVKLGATLHESPNAGYPEAAFAGALGVTLGGERSYGGVTKTVPTLGLREGALDATTITGAMRLMYVASVLFMACGALLLFILSKSLQS encoded by the coding sequence GTGACCTGGTTGCTGATGCCAGCGGCGTTCCTGCTCGATCTGCTGCTTGGCGATCCGCAGTGGTTTCCGCATCCGGTGCGGCTGGTCGGCAAGCTTGCGTCCGGCGCGGAGCGGTTGTTCCGGGGGATGCGGTTCCTGCCGCTCCGGCTGGCGGGCATTTTGACGGCGCTGGTGGTCATCGGTACGACTGTCGTGACGGTGCTGGCGCTCGTGGTGGCGGCGTTTCTGCTTCATCCGCTTGCTGGCGTCGTCGTATCGGTGCTTTTGCTCTATTTCGCGATTGCACCGCGCGATCTTTACAACCACGGATCGGCTGTGCGGGATGCGCTTCGCGCGGGCGATCTCGAACTCGCCCGCCAGAAGGTGGCGATGATGGTTGGTCGCGATACCTCGATGCTCGACGAAGAGGGTGTGGCGAGGGCTGCTGTGGAGAGTGTGGCCGAGAATACATCGGATGGCGTGACCGCGCCGCTCTTTTACGGCTTGCTTTTCGGCCCTGCCGGGGCGTGGCTCTACAAGGCCTCGAACACGCTCGACTCGATGTTCGGTTACCGCAACGAGCGTTACAGGGAGTTCGGCTGGGCGTCGGCGCGGTTCGATGATTTCATGAATTACCTGCCGTCGCGCCTGACGGTTTTGGCGGTTGCGGGCGCGGCTTTTATTTTACGGCTCGATCCGGCGGGTGTTTTCCGTTCGGTGAAGCTGGGGGCGACGTTGCACGAAAGTCCCAATGCGGGCTATCCCGAAGCGGCATTTGCCGGAGCACTCGGTGTCACGCTTGGCGGCGAGCGGAGCTACGGCGGAGTCACCAAAACCGTACCGACGCTCGGGCTTCGCGAAGGCGCGCTGGATGCCACGACGATCACAGGCGCCATGCGCCTGATGTACGTTGCCTCGGTTCTGTTCATGGCCTGTGGCGCGCTGCTGCTTTTTATTCTTTCCAAGTCTCTACAATCGTAA
- a CDS encoding cob(I)yrinic acid a,c-diamide adenosyltransferase, translated as MSQKRVLLFTGNGKGKSTAAFGMLSRALGHGLKVRVIQFVKAQEGVGEVLFFTRFEDVEWDHYGKGFLPTNPDSPMMEKHKQAAEFGFEEALDALASDEYDFVLLDEVCFALSKEIIPLEPLIKAIVDASDKIIVLTGRNAPQALIDVADTVTEMKMIKHGYEQGLLSQAGVEE; from the coding sequence ATGTCACAAAAACGGGTTCTTCTTTTCACAGGTAACGGCAAGGGCAAAAGCACGGCCGCGTTCGGAATGCTGTCGCGTGCGCTCGGCCACGGTCTGAAAGTGCGTGTCATCCAGTTCGTCAAGGCCCAGGAGGGGGTTGGGGAGGTGCTTTTCTTTACGCGCTTCGAGGATGTCGAGTGGGATCACTACGGCAAGGGATTCCTGCCGACCAATCCCGACAGCCCGATGATGGAGAAGCACAAACAGGCGGCGGAGTTCGGCTTCGAGGAGGCGCTCGACGCGCTGGCTTCGGACGAGTACGATTTCGTGCTGCTCGACGAGGTGTGTTTCGCGCTCTCGAAAGAAATCATTCCGCTCGAGCCGCTCATCAAGGCGATTGTCGATGCCAGTGACAAGATCATCGTGCTGACCGGCCGCAATGCGCCGCAGGCGTTGATCGACGTGGCCGACACCGTGACAGAGATGAAGATGATCAAGCACGGCTACGAGCAGGGATTGCTCTCACAGGCTGGCGTGGAGGAGTGA